CGAGCCGGCCCGCGACCTCGGACATCGGGGCGAGGAGCGGCAGCGCGCGCGAAGGCAGCTCGACCGTCTCGTAGGCGATCGCCGTGGTGCCGGACTCGATGAGCGCGTCGGTGCACTCCTTGGAGGCGGCCAGGTGCAGGTAGGTGAAGAGCGTCTGGTCCTTGCGGAGGCGGTGGTACTCCTCGGCGATGGGCTCCTTGACCTTGAGCAGCAGGTCGGCGGTGGCCCACACCTCGTCGGCCGTGGCGAGGATCTGCGCGCCGGCGGCGACGTACTCCGCGTCCGGGATCGACGAGCCGAGACCGGCGTTCTGCTCGACGAGGACCTGGTGGCCGTGGCGCACCAGTTCGTGCACGCCGGAGGGGGTGATGGCCACCCGGAACTCGTTGTTCTTGACTTCGCGGGGGATGCCGACCTTCACGTCGATCACGGTCCTTGGCTCAGGGGTATGGGGCAATACAACACATACCCGGGCACGCATGAGCACACCGGGATGCACCGCAGGAGAAGGTGCGGCAGAGCCAGTCTAATGAAGGTGTTCCCGCTGTCTAGCCTTTCATTGCATCAATCTTCAGTGGATGTACTACGGATTTCGCAGGCATCAGGATCCTGTTTCGCAGGATCAGCCTGCTCAGGTTCCGGTTCCGCCTCCGAAAGCTCCTCTCCCAGCAGCCGCTCGGCGGCCCCCCGGTGCAGCCCTGCCGCGGCCGGATCGCCCAGGTGTTCCAGCGTGTCGGCGAGCCTCAGCTGGAGCGCGGCCTGCAGCCGTACGTCCTCGGCACGCCGCGCCCACTCGACGGCCTCCTGGCAGGTGCGCAGCGACTCCTCGGGCCGCCCCGCGTACTCCTGGACACGCGCCAGTTCGCTCAACGCCCGTGCGTGGGCGGCCACATCCCCGTTCTTGCGGTACCCGGCGACCGCGGCCCGCCATCCGCGCATCGCCTCCCCGTAGCGGCCCGCGTAGGTGTGCGCCGCGGCGATACGGCCGTACAACCGCGCGGCGTCCGCGCGCTCGTCCCGGGCCAGCCGCTGGGCGAGGGCGCGACCGAACCAGTCGGCGGCCCGGTCGTAGTCCCCGAGCTCCAGATGCGCACCGCCTACGGATTCCATCGCGCGACCGGTCGCATACGGGTCATTCGCTTCGCGCCCGGCGTCCAGCGCGGCCCGGTAGCGGGCCAGCGCCTCCTGCGTGCGACCGGTCTGCGCGTCCAGGTCGCCGAGGTTCAGCAGCGCCGCCGCCTTCTCCCGGGGCAGCTCCCGGCGCTCGGCCACATCCAGGACGAGCCGGTGCAGGCCGTACAGGTCGGCTGCCGCCGCCTGGGTGCCGAAGTGCGCGACCATCGCCCGGACCAGCTGGGACATCAGACGGCGGGCGAGGTTGTCGAGCTCCCCGTCGGCGACGGCCAGACGGGCCGAGGCCAGCAGCGCGGACCTGCGGATGCGCAGCCAGTCCTCGGCGGCCCGGGGGCTGGGGTAGCGCAGCGAGCGGGGCATGCCCTGGAGCTTCTCGCGGGCCTCGGGACTGTCGGTCTCGGTGATCGCACGGGACGACTGCAGCAGCCGTACGGTCCGCTCCAGCATCCGGGCGCGGGCCAGCTGGAGTTCGCCGGGGCGGTCCTGGGTCTCGGTGAGCGCCTTGAGCAGAGGGTGCAGACAGCCCGGCACCACGTACTGCGGCAGCGGCGACTCCACGGCGTGCAGCAGACCGAGGGCGACGAAGTCGTCCAGGGTGGTGCGGGCACCGCCCACCGAGCAGCCGGCGAGGGCGGAGGCGGTGTGCGGGTCGACCAGTCCCGCCGGGGCGAGGGAGAGCAGCCGCAGTATCCGGGCAGCGGGGCTTGGCAGGGCGGAGTAGGCGAACCGGAAGACGCGGCTGAGCGGCGTTCCCTCGTCACCCTCCGTGCGCAACTGCTTGGCGAGGTCGGCGACGGCGGCCTTGGGCCGGGCGGCGAGCCAACCGCCGGCGAGCATCATGGCGGCGGGCTGTGCCTCGCACACCTCGACGAGGCCTTCCGCCGCCCGCGGGTCGACGGTGATGCGGACCGAGCCGGTGGAGCGGCTCAGCAGGTCCAGCGCGGACTTGGTGTCGAGGCCGCCGAGTGTGCAGGGCCGGACGTCGGAGATACCGGTGAGCGGGCCACCGGAAACGGCCACGACCAGGCACTCCGGGGTCTCCGGCAGCAGGGCGTCGACCTGCTCCGCGCTCACCGCGTCGTCGAGCAGAAGCAGGGCACGCCGGCCGGCGAGGGCGTCGCGGAGGGCTGCGGTCAGGTCGTCCTCGGAGGCACCGGCCGGCGTCGGACGGTCCAGGGCGGTGAGCAGTTCGCGGGCGGTGTGCTCGACGGGGACGGGGGTGCCGTCGGGCTCGCTGAGCCGGGCGCGCAGCACTCCGTCGTCGTAACGCTCCGCGACCTGCCGTACGAGTTCCTCGGCGAGCGCGGTGCGGCCGGAGCCGGGTCTGCCCGCGATGAGCAGCACGCGCGCGCGGGGGGCCTTCTTCCCGGAGAGGGTGTCGAGGCCCGCTCGCTCGATGTCGGCGAGCAGCTCCTTCAACTCCCGTGTCCGGCCCAGGAAATGACCCTCGACCGACAGCTGAACGCCGCCTGTGTCCACCGCCTGGTCCGTCACGGGCCACACTCCCGTCCCACCGCACGCGCAAGCCCGCCGGGACTCCGGTTCGGGCAGTTTCAGAGCCTAGTTCACGCTCTGCAACGTTCCGTGAGGTACGCGGCGGTGACGGACGGAGACTCCCCCGATCGGATCAACGGATCATAGGACCGACGGTTTTCGCGACGCCGCTCAGGGCGCGGGACAGCACCTATGTGCGGCCGCCGCGTGGGCACTACGCCTCGAAGGGGCGGGCAGGCCACTGCGCGTCCGCCGGGCGCAGCGTGTCCAGAGCGCCGAAGGCACGCGCGGCGACCAGCGAAAGCACGCCCACGACCAGGCAGTTGTTGTGCAACTCACCGGCGAGCACACCCCGTACGAGCTCGTCGAGGGGCACGCGCGCGTACTCCAGGTCGATCTCCTCGTGCTCGACCTCGAAGCGCTCGCCCACGGCCTCCGACAGATCGCGGGCGAGGAAGATCCGGACGGCCTCGTCGCAGCCGCCCGCCGTGGTGTAGACGTCGGTCAGCACCCGCCAGTCCTCGGCCTTGACGTGCGCCTCCTCGTACAGCTCGCGCTGCGCGGCGTGCAGCGGGTTCTCGCCGGGCACGTCGAGCAGACCGGCCGGGATCTCCCACAGCTTCTGGCGTACGGGGTGGCGGTACTGCCTGATCAGCAGGACCCGGTCCTCGTCGTCCAGGGCGAGGACTCCGACCGAGCCCGGATGGACCTGGTAGTCGCGGCGGACGACCTTGCCGTCGGGCATGACCACGTCGTCCGTGCGGACGGAGGTCTTGCCGCCCACGAAGGGGGTCTCCGTCGCCCGGATCTCCCATTCCTCGGGGGTGTCCTTGATCGTCATGCCCTGTCCCTTCCACACGTTCAAGAAAAAACCGGGGTGCGACCTTGAAGGTACGCACCCCGGCAACCGTACAACTGGTGTGTTACTTGGAATTCTTCCGTTCGACCGAGGCCTTCACGAGGCCGGCGAACAGCGCGTGCGGTCGCGTGGGACGCGAGCGCAGCTCGGGGTGCGCCTGCGTGGCCACCAGGTAGGGGTGGACGTCGCGCGGGTATTCGACGTACTCGACGAGCTTGCCGTCCGGCGAGGTGCCGGAGAACAGGATGCCCGCCTTCTTCTCGAGCTCCGCGCGGTAGGCGTTGTTCACCTCGTAGCGGTGCCGGTGCCGCTCCTCGACGTACTCCTTGCCCTCGTACACCTCGCGCACGATCGAGCCCTCGGCCAGCTTGGCCGGGTACATGCCCAGGCGCATGGTGCCGCCCATGTCGCCGTCGCCGGCCACGATGTCGAGCTGCTCGGCCATGGTGGAGATGACCGGGTGCGAGGTCGCCGAGTCGAACTCGGTGGAGTTGGCGTCCGGGATGTCGGCCAGGTTGCGCGCGGCCTCGATCACGATGCACTGCAGGCCCAGGCAGAGACCGAGCAGCGGGATCTTGTTCTCGCGGGCGTACTTGATCGCGCCGACCTTGCCGAGCACACCGCGGTCGCCGAAGCCGCCCGGGATGCAGATGCCGTCGACGTCAGCGAGCTGCGCCGCGGCGCCGGCCGGGGTCTTGCAGTCGTCGGAGGTGACCCACTTGATCTTGACGCGGGCCTTGTTGGCGAAGCCGCCCGCGCGCAGCGCCTCGGTGACCGAGAGGTAGGCGTCGGGCAGGTCGATGTACTTGCCGACCAGGGCGAGGGTGATCTCGTGGTCGGGGTTGTGGACGCGGTCGAGCAGGTCGTCCCAGGTCGTCCAGTCCACGTCGCGGAACGGCAGGTCCAGCTTGCGGACGACGTAGGCGTCCAGGCCCTCGCCGTGCACGGTCTTGGGGATGTCGTAGATCGACTTGGCGTCGGGGCAGGCGACCACGGCGGCCTCGTCGACGTCGCACATCAGCGAGATCTTGCGCTTGATCGCGGTCGGCACCTCGCGGTCGCAGCGCAGCACGATCGCGTCCGGCTGGATACCGATGTTCCGCAGCGCCGCAACCGAGTGCTGGGTCGGCTTCGTCTTCAGCTCCCCCGACGGGCCGATGTACGGCAGGAGGGAAATGTGGACGACGAAGACGTTGTCACGACCGACCTCGTGGCGGACCTGGCGGACGGTCTCCAGGAACGGCAGGGACTCGATGTCGCCGACGGTGCCGCCGACCTCGGTGATGACGACATCGACCTCGTCGGTCGCCATACGCCGGATGCGGTGCTTGATCTCGTTGGTGATGTGCGGGATGACCTGCACGGTGTCACCCAGATACTCGCCGCGCCGCTCCTTGGCGATCACCGTCGAGTACACCTGGCCTGTAGTGACATTGGCGCTGCCGTCCAAGTCGCGGTCCAGGAAACGCTCGTAGTGTCCGATGTCCAGGTCGGTTTCGGCGCCGTCGTTGGTGACGAACACCTCACCGTGCTGGAAGGGGTTCATCGTGCCCGGGTCGACATTCAGATACGGGTCGAGCTTCTGCATCACGACGCGCAGGCCGCGCGCCTTGAGCAGCATGCCGAGGCTGGAGGCCGTCAGGCCCTTGCCGAGAGAGGAGGCGACACCCCCGGTGACGAAGATGTGCTTGGTCGTCGTAGATTTCGGCGGCATGGCCAAGACGGGGCTCCCGTGGTCGCGATCTGGGGTGCGGGGCGGCGCTGCATCCGGAGATCTCCGGCTTCGCCGTCGCTGCGGTCGGGGGTTTTATCCACCACCGGTCCACGGGCTACCAGGGTATCAGCGCCTCGACGGGATGGCTTCCGGCCACGCTCCGCGCACACGCCGACACAGACGCGTACACGTCTCATGGTTCTCACCCGTCGCTCACCCGATCGGCCCATCCACGTTGCCCGGAGCGGCACACAGATCATCTACGTGCGTCGTATCCTGCTCGGACATTCGCTGCCGAGCCCGGCCGGCCACACGGCACCACCCCCCGCCCGTAAGCACCGGAACAACGTGAGCTCGACAGTTCGTTGAGTACAGATTGTCGTTTTGCCTCACAGCCGAACGGCTGCTTTGCTTCACCGCTCAACGACGCATTACAACGACCCCTTGACCGCAAGAGCGACAGCCCCCCTTTTTTGCTCGGGGGGCGACGTGGCCGTTCGACTGGAGTTGCACGTGGCCGGGCGCATCGAAGACTACGCACTCATCGGAGACATGCAGACCGCTGCTTTGGTCTGCCGGGACGGCACGGTGGACTGGCTCTGCCTGCCCCGCTTCGACTCCCACGCCATCTTCGCCGGTCTGCTGGGCACCGAGGAACACGGCTTCTGGAGACTGGGCCCGGCGCACGCGGCCGACGCCGAGCCGCCCACCGCGGCCCGGCGCACCTACCGCGGCGACTCGCTGATCCTGGAGTCCGAGTGGGACACCCCGCGCGGCACGGTCCGGGTCACCGACTTCATGCCCCCACGTGACGGCGCACCGCAGCTGATCCGGATCGTGGAGGGCGTCTCGGGCCGCGTCCCGATGCGGTCCGCGCTGCGGATGCGTTTCTCCTACGGCCGGGTGGTGCCGTGGGTGCACAAGCACGACGGCCGTACGGTCGCCGTCGCGGGCCCGGACTCGGTCTGGTACGACACCGAGTGCGAGACCTACGGCAAGTCGCTGACCACGTACTCCGACTTCACGGTCGCCCCGGGTGACCGGATCGCGTTCACCATCTCGTGGGAGCCCTCGCACAAGCAGCCGCCGCCGCTGCCGGAGCCGGAGCAGTCGCTGGAGGCGACCGAGGAGTTCTGGCGGGACTGGGTCGATCACTGTACGTACCACGGCCCCTACCGCGAGGCCGTCGTCCGCTCCCTGATCACACTCAAGGCCCTCACGTACGCGCCGACCGGCGGCATCGTCGCCGCCCCCACCACCTCGCTGCCCGAGGACATCGGCGGTGTCCGCAACTGGGACTACCGCTACACCTGGCTGCGCGACGCCGCGATCACACTGTCCTCGCTGCTGCGCACCGGCTACCGCGAGGAGGCCCGCGCCTGGCGCGAGTGGCTGCTGCGCGCGGTCGCGGGCGACCCCGAGAACCTGCAGATCATGTACGGCATCGCGGGCGAGCGGGAGCTGGGCGAGGCCGAGCTGGACTGGCTGCCCGGCTACGAGAACTCCGCCCCGGTCCGGGTCGGCAACGGCGCCGCCCACCAGCTCCAGCTGGACGTGTACGGCGAGGTCACCGAGGCCCTGCACCTGGCCCACATGACGGGCCTGGCCCGCAACGACTACGCGTCCCTGCTCCAGCTCAAGCTCATCCGCTACCTGGAGGACCACTGGGACGAGCCGGACGAGGGCATCTGGGAGGTCCGCGGCCCGCGCCGGCACTTCGTGCACTCCAAGGTGATGGCCTGGGTCGCCGTCGACCGCACCATCAAGCTCATCGAGTCCGGCGACGCGGACGGCCCCCTGGAGCGCTGGCGCGAGCTGCGCGACGACATCCACCGGGACGTGTGTGAGAAGGGTTACGACAAGGAGCGCAACACCTTCACCCAGTCGTACGGCTCGAAGGAGCTGGACGCCTCCCTGCTGCTCATCCCGCAGATGGGCTTCCTGCCGCCGGACGACAAGCGCGTGATCGGCACCATCGAGGCGATCCAGCGTGAGCTGTCCACGTCGGACGGCTTCATCCTGCGCTACCCGACCGAGGGCCAGAGCGAGGGCGTCGACGGTCTGCCCGGTGACGAAGGGGCCTTCCTGGCCTGCTCGTTCTGGATGGCGGACGACCTCGCGATGATCGGCCGCGTGGACGAGGCCCGCAAGCTGTTCGAGAAGCTGCTGGCCCTGCGCAACGACCTCGGGCTGCTCGCGGAGGAGTGGGACCCGGTGGCGCAGCGCCAGGTCGGTAACTTCCCGCAGGCCTTCAGCCACGTTCCGCTCATCGACACCGCCCTGCGGCTCACGGCGTCGGGAGCCTACGGCGGCTGAGCGCGCTGTGCGAGCCGAGCCCGCCTAGGCTGGGACCAATAGCCCCTGCGAGAAAGGGGGCGCCCCATGGCATCCCCGTCGAAGGCGGGCACGGCACTCGCCGCGCTCCGCGAAGATCTGGTGGGCGACGTGTTCGCCCCGGTGGATCCGGGCTACGACGAGAACCGGACCGTCTACAACGCGATGATCGACCGCCGTCCCGCGGTGATCGCGCAGTGTGTGTCCGAGGACGACGTCGTGCGGTCCGTGCGCTTCGCCCGTGACCTGGATCTGCCGATCGCGGTACGCGGCGGCGGGCACAGCGTGGCGGGGATGGCGCTGAACGACGGCGGTCTGGTCGTCGATCTGCGCCATATGCGCGGGGTCACCGTCGATCCGGCCGCCGCGGCGGTACGGGTCGCGGGCGGCGCCACGATGAGCGACCTGGACCGCGCCTGCCAGCCGTTCGGTCTGGCCACCACCGGCGGACGCGCCTCGACCACCGGAGTGGGCGGCTTCGTGCTGGGCGGCGGCAGCGGCTGGCTGGAACGCTGCTGGGGACTGGCAGCCGACAACCTCCTCGGCGTCGAGCTGGTCACCGCCGACGGCTCGACGGTCCATGCGAGCGCCGACGAGAACCCGGAGCTCTTCTGGGGCCTGCACGGCGGCAGCAGCAACTTCGGCATCGCCACCGCGCTCACCCTCAAGCTGCACGAACTGCCGGCGTTCTC
Above is a window of Streptomyces sp. NBC_00490 DNA encoding:
- a CDS encoding tetratricopeptide repeat protein; this translates as MTDQAVDTGGVQLSVEGHFLGRTRELKELLADIERAGLDTLSGKKAPRARVLLIAGRPGSGRTALAEELVRQVAERYDDGVLRARLSEPDGTPVPVEHTARELLTALDRPTPAGASEDDLTAALRDALAGRRALLLLDDAVSAEQVDALLPETPECLVVAVSGGPLTGISDVRPCTLGGLDTKSALDLLSRSTGSVRITVDPRAAEGLVEVCEAQPAAMMLAGGWLAARPKAAVADLAKQLRTEGDEGTPLSRVFRFAYSALPSPAARILRLLSLAPAGLVDPHTASALAGCSVGGARTTLDDFVALGLLHAVESPLPQYVVPGCLHPLLKALTETQDRPGELQLARARMLERTVRLLQSSRAITETDSPEAREKLQGMPRSLRYPSPRAAEDWLRIRRSALLASARLAVADGELDNLARRLMSQLVRAMVAHFGTQAAAADLYGLHRLVLDVAERRELPREKAAALLNLGDLDAQTGRTQEALARYRAALDAGREANDPYATGRAMESVGGAHLELGDYDRAADWFGRALAQRLARDERADAARLYGRIAAAHTYAGRYGEAMRGWRAAVAGYRKNGDVAAHARALSELARVQEYAGRPEESLRTCQEAVEWARRAEDVRLQAALQLRLADTLEHLGDPAAAGLHRGAAERLLGEELSEAEPEPEQADPAKQDPDACEIRSTSTED
- a CDS encoding CTP synthase, with the protein product MPPKSTTTKHIFVTGGVASSLGKGLTASSLGMLLKARGLRVVMQKLDPYLNVDPGTMNPFQHGEVFVTNDGAETDLDIGHYERFLDRDLDGSANVTTGQVYSTVIAKERRGEYLGDTVQVIPHITNEIKHRIRRMATDEVDVVITEVGGTVGDIESLPFLETVRQVRHEVGRDNVFVVHISLLPYIGPSGELKTKPTQHSVAALRNIGIQPDAIVLRCDREVPTAIKRKISLMCDVDEAAVVACPDAKSIYDIPKTVHGEGLDAYVVRKLDLPFRDVDWTTWDDLLDRVHNPDHEITLALVGKYIDLPDAYLSVTEALRAGGFANKARVKIKWVTSDDCKTPAGAAAQLADVDGICIPGGFGDRGVLGKVGAIKYARENKIPLLGLCLGLQCIVIEAARNLADIPDANSTEFDSATSHPVISTMAEQLDIVAGDGDMGGTMRLGMYPAKLAEGSIVREVYEGKEYVEERHRHRYEVNNAYRAELEKKAGILFSGTSPDGKLVEYVEYPRDVHPYLVATQAHPELRSRPTRPHALFAGLVKASVERKNSK
- a CDS encoding glycoside hydrolase family 15 protein is translated as MAGRIEDYALIGDMQTAALVCRDGTVDWLCLPRFDSHAIFAGLLGTEEHGFWRLGPAHAADAEPPTAARRTYRGDSLILESEWDTPRGTVRVTDFMPPRDGAPQLIRIVEGVSGRVPMRSALRMRFSYGRVVPWVHKHDGRTVAVAGPDSVWYDTECETYGKSLTTYSDFTVAPGDRIAFTISWEPSHKQPPPLPEPEQSLEATEEFWRDWVDHCTYHGPYREAVVRSLITLKALTYAPTGGIVAAPTTSLPEDIGGVRNWDYRYTWLRDAAITLSSLLRTGYREEARAWREWLLRAVAGDPENLQIMYGIAGERELGEAELDWLPGYENSAPVRVGNGAAHQLQLDVYGEVTEALHLAHMTGLARNDYASLLQLKLIRYLEDHWDEPDEGIWEVRGPRRHFVHSKVMAWVAVDRTIKLIESGDADGPLERWRELRDDIHRDVCEKGYDKERNTFTQSYGSKELDASLLLIPQMGFLPPDDKRVIGTIEAIQRELSTSDGFILRYPTEGQSEGVDGLPGDEGAFLACSFWMADDLAMIGRVDEARKLFEKLLALRNDLGLLAEEWDPVAQRQVGNFPQAFSHVPLIDTALRLTASGAYGG
- a CDS encoding NUDIX hydrolase yields the protein MTIKDTPEEWEIRATETPFVGGKTSVRTDDVVMPDGKVVRRDYQVHPGSVGVLALDDEDRVLLIRQYRHPVRQKLWEIPAGLLDVPGENPLHAAQRELYEEAHVKAEDWRVLTDVYTTAGGCDEAVRIFLARDLSEAVGERFEVEHEEIDLEYARVPLDELVRGVLAGELHNNCLVVGVLSLVAARAFGALDTLRPADAQWPARPFEA